The genomic stretch CCTATTCCCTATTCCCTAGCGCGTTCATGTCCGCGAAGCGGAAAGCGCTATATGTTTAGAGTGCGGCAATTCTTGCCCTGCCCACCCTTTACTGATTCTTCCTTACCAGCATGGGGCGCTCAAGCCTGGGGATGTCCCTCCTGATAACTAATCTGCCAGCATCGCTCCAGAAGGGTTAATTGATAGCGATACCAAAATTGATTCAGACTCCAGACCATGGGAGACTCTGAGTTGAACAAGGGTTGATTAAGATAAGCCCATAGGGGTAGCCAAAAGGTGTAATAGTTAAATTTCATGGTTATCTCAACGGTTAAGAGGGTGAGGTTTACAATGACAGTCCACCTAGATGGCAGGTGAGTCAGGATTGAGCCGTTTTATCCCTTCCTTTTTCTAATTTGCCAAACTCTTCAGCCGACGTGCCCGAATGTTGCACTTTTTGATAAAAATTGACATTTAACTTAAAATTTGGCTCATCCAGTGGATAACAAGCGCACGGCTTCCCCAAACGGAAAGTGACTTAAGTCTAATCCGCCTGGAGTCACCACCCACAACACTGGATAGTCGGGAGCGGGGTTGGGAAAGTTCCCGTAACCATCCGTCAGATAGACACAGACGCGACTATCGTGCCAATTTTCACGGTTTTCAATCTTCTCGAAAAAGGGACAAAATGAGGTTCCGCCACCGCCGACGGGTTTGGGTAATGGGCCGGTTTTATCTAGGGTATAGGGGCCGTAAACGTCAGCATCGGCATAATATAATTCACATTTGAGATGGGGATACGATCCGAGAATTCCCTTGATTTCACTCATGAATAGGCTGAGTTCTTCACCGCCAATGGAGCCACTGGTGTCCACTGCGACAAATACATGCACGGTTTCTCCCTCTAGGGTTTCTAAGTATAGACCGCGACCGATGAACCGGCGATCGAAGCCTTGAAAATCGGTCGGAGTTTTTACGAGATAGCGCCAAAGATGCGATCGCCAATCTAACTGCGCTTCCTTCAGGCTATCCCATTCCCGCGAAAAACCGGCCGGAAGCTTGCCTGCGTTTTGGGTTTTGGCGATCGTCATCGCCTTATGCATCGCTGCTTGCCAATAGGTCTCTAAGGTCGTTTTCTGGTCTTGGGATAGAGTCCCTGAACCGTCTGGATCTAACAAATCGCGATCGCCCAACCCATAGCTTTTCGCCTGCTTGCACAATAACTCATAAACCTCCTCCACACTCAAATCCTCCAGAGACATATCGCGAATATGTCCGGGTGGCAACGCTATACCCGCTATACCCGCTTGTTGAAGCACCATCCCATTCACCACAATATCCGCCGCAATATTCCACACCAGAGGTTCCCGCGTACCCCGACGAATCACATGGCGCAACGCAGCATGAAGCACTTCATGCAAGAACACCCCATCCATTTCTGGAACCGATAAACCCCGAAAAAAATCAGCATTCAGGAAAATATCCTTACCATTCGTCGCTGCTGTAGGCACAGTTTTCGTAACTGAGATATTCGTAAACAAAGCTAGAGTCGCAAAAAACGGAGACTTCATCCGCAACCGCAACAAACACCCACTGACGAGTCGTTCAATATCGGGAGGCATATTCATGATTCAAACCTGGTTTTAAGCTGCAATTAACCCTTGAACAAAAGGCAATTTTCTAGCGTCTGCGCGTCAATCATCTTGTATCCACTCATCAGATCTATGGAGTAGATAGCCGTTTTTGAGCCGCATGACGAACATCGGATTCAGGATCATTTGCTAGTTTCTGAAGTAAGCTTTCGGGTAAGTCAGGATGAGCTGCTAACACCCAGCGCACGCTAAAATTGGGGTCTTCGCTAAGTTGGGCTAAAATCGGTTTTGGACAATGGGGATAACCGGCTAAGTACCAACGCACTTGAAAATGAGGAGAGTGGGCAATCTCCGTTAATACCGACTCTGGTAATTCAGGACATTGCAATAGAGCTAAAACCACTGCACATTCGCGTTCTAGTTTTTTTAATGTAGATGGGGGTGTATTGGGATTTTCAGCGACTGCAACTTTGATCGAATCCTCGGAATCTTGAGCTAATTTTTCTAAAATAGCAACTGGAGTTTTGAGATTTTTAGCAACTGCAACTTTGATCGAATCCTTGGAATCTTGAGCTAATTTTTCTAATGTAGAGGGGGGTGTATTTGGATTTTTCGCTAC from Roseofilum capinflatum BLCC-M114 encodes the following:
- a CDS encoding vWA domain-containing protein, coding for MNMPPDIERLVSGCLLRLRMKSPFFATLALFTNISVTKTVPTAATNGKDIFLNADFFRGLSVPEMDGVFLHEVLHAALRHVIRRGTREPLVWNIAADIVVNGMVLQQAGIAGIALPPGHIRDMSLEDLSVEEVYELLCKQAKSYGLGDRDLLDPDGSGTLSQDQKTTLETYWQAAMHKAMTIAKTQNAGKLPAGFSREWDSLKEAQLDWRSHLWRYLVKTPTDFQGFDRRFIGRGLYLETLEGETVHVFVAVDTSGSIGGEELSLFMSEIKGILGSYPHLKCELYYADADVYGPYTLDKTGPLPKPVGGGGTSFCPFFEKIENRENWHDSRVCVYLTDGYGNFPNPAPDYPVLWVVTPGGLDLSHFPFGEAVRLLSTG